ACGTAAGGCAGAGTCGATTTAGAAGACTCTGTCTTTTTCTGTACTACTCAGAAAGTATAACCTAAAGGTATATACTCTCTGAAGCTCAAGTGCAACTATGGCGGCTGCCTTTGCCTGAAGGCTTCTCCGCTAAGTTACCACGTGCCCTGAGAGTGTCTTCGGAAACCAGCCAAGTTTTTTAATAGTTAATTAATAAGCAATAAACTAAGCCAAAACTATGTCTAAAGTAAGGGCAAGCTGAATAGGGTTATAAGAAGAAAAACAGTTAGGGGGATGGGGCATGGTCGACAAAGTTGCCAAAGGACATCGCCTTGTCATGGTCAATCGAGAGCTCATTGAATTGTCAGGTGTTCGAAAAGTTCAGTCCTTTGACCCCAAGGAAATTGTTCTCGAAACAGAACTGGGAATATTAAGTGTCAAAGGGAATCAGTTAGGCATTAAGTTACTCAACCTTGAAGAGGGTTTGGTAGACCTTGAGGGGTCTGTTGATGCACTAATTTATCACCGAAATTCCAGCTCTAATTCACGAAGAGGATTTTTAAACCGTGTATTCCGTTAAAAATCGTGAGAGGAGGAAGAGCAATCTCAGAATTCGAGACGTTTTTCTGGATAGTCCTGGCCGGAGTGTCTGTAGGTTTGGTTTTTGACGTTTACCGATCGTTTCGGCGTTGGCGGGAATGGGGACAATTATTAACATTTATTGGGGATGTACTCTTTTCGTTATTCGCTATGGTTATCCTGTTCTACTATTTTCAAAAAGCGAATGCTTTAGACTTTCGGTTTTACATTATTTGGGGAAGTTTGTTAGGGTTAGGACTATATTTGAGAATTTTTAGCAAACATTCATTGCGCTTCTTTTTTGGTTTCTATAGATTTTTATCCTTTCTTGCTCAGCTTATCCACAGAGGCATCAAAATTCCTATCAGAGTCTTGAAGTTTCTAATGAGACCTCCCTATGCAATGCTGCAGTGGTTTAGTCTGCTTTTTTATCGAATTGGGGAGTTTATTCTTGTTGAACCTATGAAACGTGTCAGAAAAAGGATTAGTGAGTGGTGGAAGGGGTTGTTGCCGCCAAGAATAAATGGTTAAAATTTTCCAGAGGGCTTGATTCCATAATAATCTGTGACTATAATGGAGTTACCTAATAACTATGTAAAACATTTGTACACAGTTTGTAAGGGATTTGTCCACAAACTATCCACACATTGTGTATAACGTAAGCAAGGGCGTGCCACAGTGCAACTAGAAATACGAGGCTTGGAAAAACTTAGTTTTCGTGAACGCCAAGCAGTGATTCTCAAAGAAAGTGGAAAGTCTATGGAAGAAATAGCCAAAAGGCTGCATCTCAGTCAAAGTTCTGTTGCAACTTTACTTACTCGCGCGAGAAGTAAAGGGTATGAAATTGTGTGTATTATTCCAGGCAGTGAACTTGGTTTAGGAGGAGAGGAATTGGATGAAGAGGGCTCGTCAGAAGATTAACCCTAAAAAACGTCAAAGGGTCCGCATTCGTCGCAGTTTTGTCCTCGTGCTGTGTTTGGTTTTTGCCGTTGTTGGAAGCTCAGCATGGCAAATATGGAAATTACGATCTCAAGTTGAAGAACAAATAGCCCAATTAAATCAAGAAAAAGCTAAATTGCTTCAGCAGGAAAAAGATCTTAATTCAGAGATAACGAAGTTGAATACACCTAGTTATATCGAGCAGTTGGCAAGAGAACAGCTGGGTCTTGTAAAACAAGGCGAAATTCTCATTTCTCCCAAGAATTAGTATGCAGCATTAGCCTTCTTGAGCTTGACAGGCGCGAAATTTGCTGCATATAATATGATTAAGTATAGATAGATCATCACAAGGAGGAGTTTGCTTCGTATGGCCATTGATGTTGGCAGTATTGTTGAAGGTGTCGTTACAGGGATCACGAACTTTGGAGCATTTATTGAATTACCGGATAGAGTAACCGGACTAGTACATATCTCGGAAGTTGCTGATGCTTATGTCAAGGACGTTCGAGATTACCTTAAGGAACAAGATCACGTTAAAGTAAAGGTTATTCATGTCGATGAAAAAGGAAAAATTGGACTCTCAATTAAACAAGCAAACCCCACTGTTCGTAACGTGGGTCGTGAACGCCGTCTTCCGCCAACCGTTTCTTTTGAGGATAAATTGGCTAAGTTCATAAAAGACAGTGATGAACGTCAAACTGAATTTCGTCGTGCCACAGACTCTAAACGTGGAGGTAGAGGATCAAGCAGATATTAGAATACAACCGCCGAAAGGCGGTTTTTTATTTGCGGGTCATTTTCTCAGGGAAATAAATTAAAAAATACTGACATATTTTATTGACACGCAAGGTTATTAGGGTGGTTAAGTACGATTTCCTATGAACAAGCTCGAAAGTTGTTGCGCATTAATGACGTTAGTAGACAAGCTTTGCTAATTATTTAAGCTATAATGTTACCAATAAATGGTTGAGAGGTGACATTATGGCTGAATGGGCTACATTAAAACTTGATCAAGGTCTGCGAAGCAGAATTTCTTTTGAGAGCGCCTTTCTTCCCCTGGTGTTAGGGGGGTTTTTGGCAAGGGGGAGCATTTTTGGGCTTTATCCCTTTGGAGTGGCGTTTGGGGCGGCGTTAGTTTTACGAGGAGAAAGAGGCTTTTTCTTTGGTTTACTGGGAATTCTGATGGGTTTGATTTCATTGAACGACGTGACCTTTGCTCTACAGGGTGTGGCTATGCTAGCGGCATTGATGGTTATCGCGCCTTATCTTCGTAAAAGGAAGCATCAGGGAATTTGTTTGGTTATCGCTACGACTTTGCTGATGGCCATAGTTTCTTCTCTGGCCATCAGCTTTTCTGACCCTAATTTGTTTGCTTTTTTGATTGTAGCCTTGCAGGGGGTACTTACAGGAGGGTGTGCGATTATTTTTTGGTTTGCTTTGTGTCATCAGGAAGCTATCTGGAGAGGAGAATTCCAGCGGGAACAAGGAATTGCCTGGCTTTTTATTCTCATTGGTGTGATTAGCGGTCTCCAGGGGGTTCAGATTAAAGGTGTCAATTTTTCCATTGTCCTGTTAAGCTTTTTTACATTATTCATTTCAGAACGTTATGGAGCCGGAACTGCAGCTGGAGTGGGTGCTTTACTTGGGTTTATGCCTCAGTTATCGGTAAATGCACAGAATCTGATGGATGCTGGGATCTATGGTTTAGCCGGATTTTGTACAGGGGCTTTCCGGCGCTTCGGAAAACTTGGAATTGGGACAGCTTTCCTTTCTGTTATGCTTATGCTAACTGTTTTTTTGCGGGAGGAGGCTATCTATTCTCAGCTTATTTCTTCGGCAATAGGGCTATTTCTCTTTTTGCTTTGGCCTGGTGCAACTCCCAAAAAAGATTTTTTAAAGCCAAAGGTTATTCCTGAGGTGGAAACCACAGTTTCTAAAGTAAAGGCTTTGTCAGAGATTTTTGACCAGATCGCATTAAGCTATCAAGCGGCAGAAGCAGAATCTTTTGAAATACGGCCTGAAGTTCCGGAGTTAATGAATGTTCTAGTTGAGCGTGTGTGTCATGCCTGCCCAACTATGGATGTTTGCTGGAAACGGGAATTTTACAAAACATACCATATTTTATTTGAACTTTTTGGGTTGGTGGAAGAGCAAACAGATATAAAGCTGCAATCCTTGCCCATCGAATGGAAGCGACATTGCGGCAGATTAAAAGAGATGCTGCTGGGAGCCCAGTTTATCATGGAGCAAGAGAAGAATCAGGAAACATGGCGTCGTCGTCTTCTTCTCAATCAAGAGGCTCTGTCCCGCCAGTTTCTTAATGTTTCACAGGTTATTGGAAATCTTGCCAAGGAACTCCATACTCAACATAACTGGGAAGTTGTTAAACCGTCAAACTTAGCTCGGCGTCGACGTTATTTTCTTGATGTAGGCTTAACGGCATTCACAAAAACCGGAAATGGCATGAGCGGAGATAATTATGCCTCAATAGCCTACTCTAATAAAGAGCATGCCTTTATTTTAAGCGACGGAATGGGCGTCGGAGAAAATGCTGCCAAAATGAGTGCAACGGCCTTAACGCTTCTTGAACAACTTTTGACAACTGGTTTTCAGCCGGAAGGAGCAATTCAAGCCCTCAATTCGATTTTAGTGCTGCGCTCCCCGGAAGAGAGTTTCGTTACCATTGATATGGCGATTCTGGATTTAGAATCTACATGTGTTAAGCTTATTAAAGCAGGAGCGTCTCCCTCGTATTTAATGAGTACAGAAGGAGTTAAAAAAATTGAATCGTCCAGTCTCCCTGTGGGCATATTAAACCAGATTGATATTCCAGTAGTAGAAATCGAGATGGAAAGCGGAGAAGCGCTGATTCTATTAACGGACGGCGTTCAAGATGTTTTAAAAGATAGTGTTGATTGGATTAAAGAGTTTTTGGAGAAAACCTCTATTGACAAATCCCAGGAAGTTGCCGATCTAATTGGGCAGGAAGTTCGCCGATTAAGCGGAGGAACATTAGAAGATGACGGAATAGTCATGGTTATTCGAAAAAACTATTGGAGTGATTAAAGGATAGTTGTCTGAAAATATTAATTAGAAAGGAGGATAACAGAACTGCGTGTCGAATCAAACTATTTAGACAACCTGGCACCCATAGATTGTTAAACCGTAAAAATCAAAAGTTAAGTCTAAGAAATAACGACCCTAAGGAAGTATTTTTCAGGATAAAAGTAAATTGTAAATATACTAATCTCTTTGGTTAGTTATATGACTGAGGAATAGACCTAAGCTTTATATATTAGGGTTAACTGGTGGTGCGGGTGAACTTTCCGTTGGGAAAGTAGAATATTTTAATTAAGGGAGCGGATTAAAAAATGGCTTGGGATGCAACCAAACTAAAGGACTGGCAAATTGCCGAAGAGGCAGAAAAAAGCATGCCTACAGTGGAAGAATTAATTGAAAAGTTATCACTCAGAAAAGAGGAAATAATCCCATATGGAAAAACACCAAAAGTAGACTTCTTGAAAATGATGGAGCGCCTTGGAGATAAACCTGATGGCAAATATATTGAAGTAACCGCTATTACTCCAACGCCACTCGGTGAAGGAAAAACGACGACGACTCTGGGTCTCATCGAAGGACTCGCTAAGAGAGGCAAGAACGTTGGCGGCGCAGTTAGGCAACCGTCCGGCGGCCCGACAATGAATATTAAGGGTACAGCTGCTGGGGGCGGAAATGCTCTGTTGATTCCTATGACTGAGTTTTCCTTAGGACTCACAGGGGACATTAATGATATTATGAATGCCCATAATCTTTGCATGGTTGCATTGAATGCTCGGATGCAGCATGAAGCAAACTATACGGATGAAGAGTTAGCGAAAAGGGGTTTGAAGCGCCTAGACATAGACCCTAAAAATGTAGAAATGGGTTGGGTTATTGATTACGCTGCTCAAGGTCTGAGAAATATTATCATTGGTATCGGCGGTAAAAAAGATGGCTTCCAAATGCAATCTAAATTCGGGATTGCTGTTGGATCAGAGTTAATGGCTATTTTGGCTGTCGCTAAGGATCTTCCAGATCTTAGAGAGCGAATTGGCAATATCATCGTTGCTTATAGTAAAACGGGTCAACCTGTTACTGCTAAGGATTTAGAAGTTGACGGCGCTATGACTGCATGGATGCGTAACACTATTAATCCAACAATTTGTTACACCGCCGAAGGCCAACCAGTCATGGTTCATGCTGGGCCGTTTGCTAATATTGCTATCGGACAATCTTCCATTATTGCGGACAGGGTTGGTCTCAAAATGTTTGATTATCATGTTACGGAAAGTGGATTCGCGGCAGACATCGGATTTGAGAAGTTCTGGAACGTTAAAGCTCGTTTGGGCGGCTTAAAACCGAATGTTTCCGTTCTCGTAGCAACTATCCGTGCTCTTAAAATGCATGGCGGCGGACCTGCAGTTGTACCAGGACGTCCATTGCCTGAAGAGTATACGAAGGAAAATCTTGAACTCGTGGAAAAAGGCTGTGCTAACCTGCTTCATCATCTTGAAATCATTAAGAAATCTGGAATTGTTCCAGTTGTCTGCATTAATGGTTTCTATACGGATACTCAAGCAGAAATCGACTTGATTAAGAAAATCGTTGGAGCTGCAGGAGCCCGTTGTGCTCATTCAGATCACTGGCTCAACGGTGGAGATGGTGCTTTAGAATTAGCAGATGTTGTTATGGACGCTTGCGAAGAAGAGTCACAATTCAAATGCCTCTATCCATTAGAAATGCCGCTTCGTCAACGTGTTGAGCTTATCGCTAAAGAAGTTTATGGGGCAGACGGTGTCGATTGGTCGCCTGAAGCAGAAGCTAAGGCCAAGAGATTTGAATCAGATCCACATTATGCAGACTTCTCCACCATGATGGTTAAAACCCATTTAAGCCTATCCCACGATCCCACTCTGAAAGGTGTACCTAAAGGCTGGAGATTGCCAATCCGTGACGTCTTAGTCTATGGTGGAGCGAAATTCCTTTGCCCAATGGCTGGTGCAATTAGCTTAATGCCTGGAACAAGCTCAGACCCAGCTTACAGAAGAATTGACGTTGACACCAAGACGGGTAAGGTTAGCGGTTTGTTCTAAAATTTTCATTTAAATTATTAATACAGAAAGCCTTGAGAAATCAGGGCTTTCTGTTTTTCTGCCAACTAAAACCAACAAAAATACTGTTTGTTTTTGGGCAAAAGTGTTAAACTAATTTAAGTTAGAAGGTTTGAAACGGGATGTTTCAGTTGAAGATATAGTTAGACCAGTACATCAGCGCATTAGATAATATAAGAGGGGACACATAATGTACGACCAGTTGTGTAAAACAATACTACCGAGGTTAATTCCCAATGGAACGAAAGTGCTGGTAGCCGTATCTGGAGGACCTGACTCTATGGCATTGAGTCATATATTATGGCGGTATGCCCGAGAGGAAGGCCACAGGGGAATTTCCATAATTCTGACTCATGTGCATCATGGAGTTCGTAAAGAGTCGGATGATGAAGTAACATTAGTTCAGAACATGGCCAAGCTGTGGGACCTCCCATGTCGGGTTCATCGTTTTGATGCAAAAGGATACGCTAAAACCGTGGGAAGATCTTTTCAAGAGGCAGCTCGAGCATGGCGTTATGATCGTTGGAAAGAAGATATGGTTGAGGAAGGCTGCTCTCTTTTGGCTACCGCACATCACCTTGGTGATCAAGCGGAAACGATTCTTTTTCGTTTATTGAGAGGGAGTGGTACAGCGGGATTAGGCGGAATGTATCCCTGTAAAGGATCAATTATTCGTCCTTTATTGGGCTTTACAAAAGCGGATATTTTGCAATATTGTAAGAGAGAAGGAATACCCTTTGCACTGGACCATTCCAATGAAGAACCTATCTATGCACGTAACCGGATCCGTTTGGAGTTGTTGCCTGAACTAGAGAAAAACTACAACTCGCGTATTCAGGAGGTCTTAGGCCGTACGGGAGAACTACTGCGTTGGGATGAAGAATATTTCATTGGACAAGTTAATGCTGCCTGGAAACGTTACTTTTTTTTAGATTCTCAAGGAGATGTTTGTTTACGGATAGAGGTCTTTGACGAGCCTGCTGCCATACTCTCTCGTTTGTTACGTAAAGCGGCGATGCAGGTCACAGGGGAACCTCGTGGAATGGGGTTTGCTTATATTACGAAAATAATGAACTCTCAAGGAAAGCTCGGCTGGGTTCAGGATTTACCTGGCCTGAGGGTGAAAATTATTACTGAGGGTTTACAGTTCAGAAGTGATAAAACAACGACAATGACGGAGCAAGCCTGGATTGAGGCAGAAATACCATTAAAATTAGGTTGTTGGGAGGAAATACCAAACCTAAAGGAAAAGATTGGTTTGTGGAAAGACGAAGATCTTGACTCCTTTTGTATAGGAAATGAAAGTAAGATTGCAGTTTTTGGGCCTAAGCTTGCAGAGCAGTCCCTGCTCTGCCGCACGAGACGAAAAGGCGACAAAATGTGGTTCAGAGGGGTAGGGCACAAATCCCTAAAAAAAGTTTTTCAAGAAGCAAAAATTGAAGACAACGCAAGGCATAAGATCCCTTTAATCGCTTGTGGATCAGAGGTACTGTGGATTCCCGGCGTTCGCCAAAGTGGACAATATCCTGCTGAAGATAATGAAGAAAAGCTATATTGTATTCTTACGCAGCAGACAGTTCGATCTAATTTGGATTCATTGTAAAAAATGATACTGCATGGTATAATATGAAGAATTGCTTCTTAATGAGGCAGCTTCCTAACTAGAGAGGAGGACCGATATTTGAAGGTCTTAAAGAATGCGGCAATTTATATACTTATAATTCTCATGGCGATAATGTTAATAAAGTGGTCGACCCCTCCCGTTAGCAAAGATACAGCTCTGGATTACAACGCCTTTAAAAGGGCAGTGGCTGAGGATCAAGTTAAAAGTGTTGTAGCTGTTGTGGACAGCAATTCGACTAAGTATACCGTCACGATGAAGAACGACGAGAAAAATGAAGTTATTGGGCTTGCTTCTGACCCTCAACTAACGGCGGATTTATATGCCCACAATGTACCAATGGTTGTTGAACCTCCGGCCAAGTCACCTTGGTGGATTGGATTACTGTCGACTATGCTGCCAATTATAGTTATTGTTGGACTGTTCTTTTTCATGATGCAGCAGAGTCAAGGCGGGGGAAATCGGGTAATGCAGTTTGGCAAAAGCAAAGCCCGGTTAGTAGGAGAGGATAAGAAAAAGGTGACATTTGCAGATGTTGCCGGCGCAGATGAAGTTAAAGAGGAACTTCAGGAAGTTGTTGAATTCTTGAAGATGCCGAAAAAGTTTCACGAACTTGGTGCCAAAATTCCTACAGGGGTCCTGTTATTTGGCCCTCCGGGAACCGGTAAGACTTTACTTGCCCGTGCTGTTTCCGGTGAAGCTGGAGTGCCGTTTTTCAGCATCAGTGGATCAGATTTTGTAGAAATGTTCGTGGGGGTTGGAGCTTCTAGGGTCCGTGACTTATTTGAACAAGCTAAAAAGAATTCTCCCTGTATAGTTTTTATTGATGAGATTGATGCGGTAGGAAGACAAAGGGGAGCAGGCTTAGGCGGAGGACATGACGAACGGGAACAAACACTCAACCAGCTCTTAGTTGAGATGGATGGTTTTAATGGTAATGATGGGGTTATTATCATTGCAGCTACAAACAGGGCGGATGTTCTTGATCCTGCACTTTTACGTCCGGGACGTTTTGACCGGCAAGTCATTGTTGATGTTCCTGATGTCAAAGGGCGGGCAGAAATTTTAAAAGTGCATTCCAAAGATAAGCCGCTGAAAGATGTAGACTTGGAAGTTATTGCCCGTCAAACATCCGGTTTTACAGGCGCCGATCTCTCAAATTTATTAAATGAAGCAGCTCTTCTGTCGGCACGACGAAATGAGAGTCAGATACAACAGCGAACAGTTGAAGAGTCTATTGAACGAGTAATAGCTGGACCTGAGAAAAAGAGCCGTGTAATAAGTCCCTTTGAGAGAAAACTTGTTTCCTATCATGAAGCGGGACATGCTTTACTGGGAGAACTTCTTACTCATACAGATCCCTTACACAAGGTTTCGATTATTCCCCGGGGAAGGGCAGGAGGATATACTCTTCTTCTTCCCAAAGAAGACCGTAATTATATGACTAAGTCCCAATTACTGGACCAAGTCGTTATGCTCTTAGGTGGGCGGGTAGCAGAGGCTGTAGTCCTTAATGAGATCAGTACAGGCGCATCCAATGATTTAGAACGAGCGACTGGGATAGTGCGCAAAATGATTACCGAGTTGGGTATGTCTGAAGAATTAGGACCCCTTACCTTTGGACACAAAGAAGAGCAGGTTTTCTTAGGCAGAGATATTTCCCGTGATCGCAGCTATAGTGATGCTGTAGCCCATGCTATTGATAAAGAAGCCCGTCGCATTATGGACGAATGCTATCAGAGGGCCCAGGATCTCATTCAACAGAACATTGGGAAATTGCATGCCATAGCTGGGGCATTAATGGAGAAAGAAACTCTTGATGTGAAAGACTTTGCG
This Desulfosporosinus orientis DSM 765 DNA region includes the following protein-coding sequences:
- a CDS encoding SpoIIE family protein phosphatase — encoded protein: MAEWATLKLDQGLRSRISFESAFLPLVLGGFLARGSIFGLYPFGVAFGAALVLRGERGFFFGLLGILMGLISLNDVTFALQGVAMLAALMVIAPYLRKRKHQGICLVIATTLLMAIVSSLAISFSDPNLFAFLIVALQGVLTGGCAIIFWFALCHQEAIWRGEFQREQGIAWLFILIGVISGLQGVQIKGVNFSIVLLSFFTLFISERYGAGTAAGVGALLGFMPQLSVNAQNLMDAGIYGLAGFCTGAFRRFGKLGIGTAFLSVMLMLTVFLREEAIYSQLISSAIGLFLFLLWPGATPKKDFLKPKVIPEVETTVSKVKALSEIFDQIALSYQAAEAESFEIRPEVPELMNVLVERVCHACPTMDVCWKREFYKTYHILFELFGLVEEQTDIKLQSLPIEWKRHCGRLKEMLLGAQFIMEQEKNQETWRRRLLLNQEALSRQFLNVSQVIGNLAKELHTQHNWEVVKPSNLARRRRYFLDVGLTAFTKTGNGMSGDNYASIAYSNKEHAFILSDGMGVGENAAKMSATALTLLEQLLTTGFQPEGAIQALNSILVLRSPEESFVTIDMAILDLESTCVKLIKAGASPSYLMSTEGVKKIESSSLPVGILNQIDIPVVEIEMESGEALILLTDGVQDVLKDSVDWIKEFLEKTSIDKSQEVADLIGQEVRRLSGGTLEDDGIVMVIRKNYWSD
- the ftsH gene encoding ATP-dependent zinc metalloprotease FtsH, which gives rise to MKVLKNAAIYILIILMAIMLIKWSTPPVSKDTALDYNAFKRAVAEDQVKSVVAVVDSNSTKYTVTMKNDEKNEVIGLASDPQLTADLYAHNVPMVVEPPAKSPWWIGLLSTMLPIIVIVGLFFFMMQQSQGGGNRVMQFGKSKARLVGEDKKKVTFADVAGADEVKEELQEVVEFLKMPKKFHELGAKIPTGVLLFGPPGTGKTLLARAVSGEAGVPFFSISGSDFVEMFVGVGASRVRDLFEQAKKNSPCIVFIDEIDAVGRQRGAGLGGGHDEREQTLNQLLVEMDGFNGNDGVIIIAATNRADVLDPALLRPGRFDRQVIVDVPDVKGRAEILKVHSKDKPLKDVDLEVIARQTSGFTGADLSNLLNEAALLSARRNESQIQQRTVEESIERVIAGPEKKSRVISPFERKLVSYHEAGHALLGELLTHTDPLHKVSIIPRGRAGGYTLLLPKEDRNYMTKSQLLDQVVMLLGGRVAEAVVLNEISTGASNDLERATGIVRKMITELGMSEELGPLTFGHKEEQVFLGRDISRDRSYSDAVAHAIDKEARRIMDECYQRAQDLIQQNIGKLHAIAGALMEKETLDVKDFAALMDKADQEAGQSAEAGVSVSLEKPADSSADNTDSIPDLGLSGKTLVDELNKIQ
- the tilS gene encoding tRNA lysidine(34) synthetase TilS; protein product: MYDQLCKTILPRLIPNGTKVLVAVSGGPDSMALSHILWRYAREEGHRGISIILTHVHHGVRKESDDEVTLVQNMAKLWDLPCRVHRFDAKGYAKTVGRSFQEAARAWRYDRWKEDMVEEGCSLLATAHHLGDQAETILFRLLRGSGTAGLGGMYPCKGSIIRPLLGFTKADILQYCKREGIPFALDHSNEEPIYARNRIRLELLPELEKNYNSRIQEVLGRTGELLRWDEEYFIGQVNAAWKRYFFLDSQGDVCLRIEVFDEPAAILSRLLRKAAMQVTGEPRGMGFAYITKIMNSQGKLGWVQDLPGLRVKIITEGLQFRSDKTTTMTEQAWIEAEIPLKLGCWEEIPNLKEKIGLWKDEDLDSFCIGNESKIAVFGPKLAEQSLLCRTRRKGDKMWFRGVGHKSLKKVFQEAKIEDNARHKIPLIACGSEVLWIPGVRQSGQYPAEDNEEKLYCILTQQTVRSNLDSL
- a CDS encoding S1 RNA-binding domain-containing protein — translated: MAIDVGSIVEGVVTGITNFGAFIELPDRVTGLVHISEVADAYVKDVRDYLKEQDHVKVKVIHVDEKGKIGLSIKQANPTVRNVGRERRLPPTVSFEDKLAKFIKDSDERQTEFRRATDSKRGGRGSSRY
- the yabP gene encoding sporulation protein YabP is translated as MVDKVAKGHRLVMVNRELIELSGVRKVQSFDPKEIVLETELGILSVKGNQLGIKLLNLEEGLVDLEGSVDALIYHRNSSSNSRRGFLNRVFR
- a CDS encoding formate--tetrahydrofolate ligase: MAWDATKLKDWQIAEEAEKSMPTVEELIEKLSLRKEEIIPYGKTPKVDFLKMMERLGDKPDGKYIEVTAITPTPLGEGKTTTTLGLIEGLAKRGKNVGGAVRQPSGGPTMNIKGTAAGGGNALLIPMTEFSLGLTGDINDIMNAHNLCMVALNARMQHEANYTDEELAKRGLKRLDIDPKNVEMGWVIDYAAQGLRNIIIGIGGKKDGFQMQSKFGIAVGSELMAILAVAKDLPDLRERIGNIIVAYSKTGQPVTAKDLEVDGAMTAWMRNTINPTICYTAEGQPVMVHAGPFANIAIGQSSIIADRVGLKMFDYHVTESGFAADIGFEKFWNVKARLGGLKPNVSVLVATIRALKMHGGGPAVVPGRPLPEEYTKENLELVEKGCANLLHHLEIIKKSGIVPVVCINGFYTDTQAEIDLIKKIVGAAGARCAHSDHWLNGGDGALELADVVMDACEEESQFKCLYPLEMPLRQRVELIAKEVYGADGVDWSPEAEAKAKRFESDPHYADFSTMMVKTHLSLSHDPTLKGVPKGWRLPIRDVLVYGGAKFLCPMAGAISLMPGTSSDPAYRRIDVDTKTGKVSGLF
- the yabQ gene encoding spore cortex biosynthesis protein YabQ codes for the protein MRGGRAISEFETFFWIVLAGVSVGLVFDVYRSFRRWREWGQLLTFIGDVLFSLFAMVILFYYFQKANALDFRFYIIWGSLLGLGLYLRIFSKHSLRFFFGFYRFLSFLAQLIHRGIKIPIRVLKFLMRPPYAMLQWFSLLFYRIGEFILVEPMKRVRKRISEWWKGLLPPRING
- a CDS encoding sigma factor-like helix-turn-helix DNA-binding protein; this translates as MQLEIRGLEKLSFRERQAVILKESGKSMEEIAKRLHLSQSSVATLLTRARSKGYEIVCIIPGSELGLGGEELDEEGSSED
- a CDS encoding FtsB family cell division protein, which produces MKRARQKINPKKRQRVRIRRSFVLVLCLVFAVVGSSAWQIWKLRSQVEEQIAQLNQEKAKLLQQEKDLNSEITKLNTPSYIEQLAREQLGLVKQGEILISPKN